In one Streptomyces sp. T12 genomic region, the following are encoded:
- a CDS encoding MFS transporter, whose product MTQTTNEQPTGRATGPIVPVLAFAGIVVAVMQTLLVPVIKDLPQLLSTAPSNATWVLTSTLLSGAVATPIMGRLGDLYGKRRMLIASLAVMVIGALVSALTSTLIPMIAGRTLQGFAMGAIPLGIGLMRDMLPRERLGSAMALMSSSIGVGGGLALPAAALVAQHADWHALFYGAAGLGVLAIALTLLVVPESKVRAEGSFDTLGALGLSAGLVLFLLPITKGSDWGWTSGSTLGLFAASAVVLVLWGVYELRTQAPLVDLRTTARPAVLFTNLASIMVGVSFYVVSLVLPQLLQLPKETGYGLGQSMVVAGLLVAPLGLTMMFTAPVYARLSAKYGPKTTLILGLLIIAIGYGAGLGLMSAPWQSLVISVVLGAGIGLAYSSLPALIVGAVPASETGAANGLNTLMRSIGTSVSSAVIGMVLANTANNVGGVEIPTMHGFRVSFLIATAAVAVGLLLALFLPKQRPASAHPQLRASSEEDANLERAEEALRGFRGRVLDATGTPVPRAKVTLIDRRGRQAGATLSAEDGSYALTVPTQGAYVLAARADGHAPLASSATHTGDDSPVDLDLSLPGETVTA is encoded by the coding sequence ATGACACAAACGACGAACGAACAGCCCACCGGCAGAGCGACCGGCCCCATCGTCCCGGTCCTCGCCTTCGCGGGCATCGTTGTCGCGGTGATGCAGACCCTGCTCGTCCCGGTCATCAAGGACCTGCCGCAGCTGCTGAGCACCGCGCCCAGCAACGCCACCTGGGTCCTGACCTCCACACTGCTCTCGGGCGCCGTCGCCACCCCGATCATGGGCCGGCTCGGTGACCTCTACGGCAAGCGGCGCATGCTGATCGCCAGCCTGGCCGTGATGGTGATCGGCGCGCTGGTCAGCGCGCTCACCAGCACCCTGATACCCATGATCGCCGGCCGCACCCTCCAGGGCTTCGCGATGGGCGCGATCCCGCTCGGCATCGGCCTCATGCGCGACATGCTGCCCCGCGAGCGGCTCGGCTCGGCGATGGCCCTGATGAGCTCCTCGATCGGCGTCGGCGGCGGACTCGCACTGCCCGCCGCGGCCCTGGTCGCCCAGCACGCCGACTGGCACGCCCTCTTCTACGGCGCCGCCGGCCTCGGTGTCCTCGCCATCGCCCTCACCCTCCTCGTCGTACCGGAGTCCAAGGTCCGCGCGGAAGGCTCCTTCGACACCCTCGGCGCACTCGGCCTCTCCGCCGGCCTCGTCCTCTTCCTCCTGCCGATCACCAAGGGCAGCGACTGGGGCTGGACGTCGGGCAGCACGCTCGGCCTGTTCGCCGCATCGGCCGTCGTCCTCGTCCTCTGGGGCGTCTACGAGCTGCGCACGCAGGCTCCCCTCGTGGACCTGCGCACCACGGCCCGCCCGGCCGTCCTCTTCACCAACCTCGCCTCGATCATGGTCGGCGTCAGCTTCTACGTCGTCTCCCTGGTCCTCCCCCAGCTCCTCCAGCTGCCGAAGGAGACGGGCTACGGCCTCGGTCAGTCGATGGTCGTGGCGGGTCTGCTGGTGGCCCCGCTCGGCCTGACGATGATGTTCACCGCCCCCGTCTACGCCCGCCTCTCGGCGAAGTACGGCCCCAAGACCACCCTGATCCTCGGCCTGCTGATCATCGCCATCGGCTACGGCGCCGGCCTCGGCCTGATGAGCGCCCCCTGGCAGAGCCTCGTCATCTCGGTGGTCCTCGGCGCGGGCATCGGCCTCGCGTACTCCTCCCTCCCCGCCCTGATAGTCGGCGCGGTCCCGGCCTCGGAGACGGGCGCGGCGAACGGCCTGAACACGCTGATGCGTTCCATCGGTACGTCCGTGTCGAGCGCCGTCATCGGCATGGTGCTGGCCAACACCGCGAACAACGTCGGCGGCGTCGAGATCCCGACGATGCACGGCTTCCGCGTCTCCTTCCTGATCGCGACTGCCGCGGTCGCCGTAGGCCTCCTCCTGGCCCTCTTCCTCCCGAAGCAGCGCCCGGCCTCCGCCCACCCGCAGCTGCGCGCCAGCAGCGAGGAGGACGCCAACCTGGAGCGCGCCGAAGAGGCACTGCGCGGCTTCCGCGGCCGCGTCCTGGACGCCACCGGCACCCCCGTCCCCCGCGCCAAGGTGACCCTGATCGACCGCCGGGGCCGCCAGGCGGGCGCCACCCTCTCGGCGGAGGACGGCAGCTACGCCCTCACCGTCCCCACCCAGGGCGCCTACGTCCTGGCCGCCCGAGCCGACGGCCACGCCCCGCTCGCCTCGTCGGCCACGCACACGGGCGACGACAGCCCGGTCGACCTGGACCTGTCGCTGCCGGGGGAGACGGTCACGGCCTGA
- a CDS encoding class I SAM-dependent methyltransferase, producing MSTAPKPEILAAFEAAKGFMPVGEGLALYSAAVEAGRLGLPLLEVGTYCGRSTILLADAARQAGVTALTVDHHRGSEEQQPGWEYHDPQTVDPEIGLMDTLPTFRRTLHKAGLEEHVIALVGRSPQVAKIWGTPLGLVFIDGGHTDEHANADYEGWAPHVAEGGLLVIHDVFPDPEDEFTGQAPYRVYLRALESGAFTEVSVTDSLRVLKRTGSGA from the coding sequence ATGTCCACGGCCCCCAAGCCGGAGATCCTGGCCGCGTTCGAGGCGGCCAAGGGCTTCATGCCCGTGGGCGAGGGGCTCGCGCTCTACTCGGCGGCCGTCGAGGCCGGGCGGCTCGGTCTCCCGCTCCTGGAGGTCGGCACGTACTGCGGCCGCTCGACGATCCTGCTCGCCGACGCCGCCCGCCAGGCCGGGGTGACGGCCCTCACGGTCGACCACCACCGCGGCAGCGAGGAGCAGCAGCCGGGCTGGGAGTACCACGACCCGCAGACCGTCGACCCCGAGATCGGCCTGATGGACACGCTGCCGACGTTCCGCCGCACGCTGCACAAGGCGGGCCTGGAGGAGCACGTGATCGCCCTGGTCGGCCGCTCCCCGCAGGTGGCGAAGATCTGGGGCACTCCCCTCGGCCTGGTCTTCATCGACGGCGGCCACACCGACGAGCATGCGAACGCCGACTACGAGGGCTGGGCCCCGCATGTCGCCGAGGGCGGCCTGCTCGTCATCCACGACGTCTTCCCGGACCCGGAGGACGAGTTCACCGGCCAGGCGCCGTACCGGGTGTATCTGCGGGCGCTGGAGTCCGGGGCGTTCACGGAGGTGTCGGTGACCGACTCGCTGCGGGTGCTGAAGCGGACGGGGTCAGGGGCCTGA
- a CDS encoding N-acetylmuramoyl-L-alanine amidase, translating into MSYVGPDFDPPQPRRNRRRALTVAAAALMPGALLGWVMYEAVGGPGDGGASGNAAVRPSEAPANTAPTISATNDDKPPGPTPTPTADSGALKGKVVVIDPGHNPHNFQHTAEINRKVNIGTNWKECDTTGTSTNDGYTEAEFTLDVAHRLRTLLQKQGATVKFTQDGDRSWGPCVDERAEIGNKAHADAVVSLHADGADAGQRGFHVILPAKVNAGAANTGPIVTPSRDLGERIAGSFVRATGSAPSNYVGDGTGLVTRKDLGGLNLSTVPKVFIECGNMRDSKDAAQLTSGAWRQKAARGISEGIVSFLRG; encoded by the coding sequence GTGTCGTACGTAGGTCCGGACTTCGATCCTCCCCAGCCCCGCCGCAACCGCCGCCGAGCCCTGACCGTCGCGGCCGCCGCCCTCATGCCGGGAGCCCTGCTCGGTTGGGTGATGTACGAGGCGGTGGGCGGCCCCGGCGACGGAGGCGCGTCGGGCAACGCGGCCGTACGGCCCTCCGAGGCGCCCGCGAACACGGCACCGACGATCTCCGCCACGAACGACGACAAGCCACCGGGCCCGACCCCCACTCCCACCGCCGACTCCGGCGCCCTCAAGGGCAAGGTCGTCGTCATCGACCCGGGCCACAACCCCCACAACTTCCAGCACACGGCCGAAATCAATCGCAAGGTGAACATCGGCACGAACTGGAAGGAATGCGACACCACGGGGACGTCCACCAACGACGGTTACACCGAGGCCGAGTTCACACTGGACGTCGCCCACCGGCTGCGCACGCTGCTGCAGAAGCAGGGCGCCACGGTCAAGTTCACCCAGGACGGCGACCGTTCCTGGGGCCCCTGCGTCGACGAGCGGGCCGAGATCGGCAACAAGGCGCACGCCGACGCCGTCGTCTCCCTCCACGCGGACGGCGCGGACGCCGGCCAACGGGGCTTCCACGTCATCCTCCCGGCCAAGGTGAACGCGGGCGCCGCGAACACCGGCCCGATCGTCACCCCCTCCCGCGACCTCGGCGAGCGCATCGCGGGCTCCTTCGTCCGCGCGACGGGCAGCGCGCCGTCCAACTACGTCGGCGACGGCACCGGACTCGTCACGCGCAAGGATCTTGGCGGTCTCAATCTGTCAACGGTTCCCAAGGTGTTCATCGAGTGCGGCAACATGCGCGATAGCAAGGACGCGGCGCAGCTCACCAGCGGCGCGTGGCGGCAGAAGGCGGCGCGAGGGATCTCTGAGGGAATCGTGAGTTTCCTGCGCGGGTAG
- a CDS encoding LLM class F420-dependent oxidoreductase, with the protein MRLGLALGYWGRGPSADHVPLAQEAERLGYDSVWTAESWGSDAFTPLTWIAAQTSRIKLGTAVAQMAARSPTTTAMHALTLDHLSGGRMMLGLGLSGPQVVEGWYGRPFPASPLTATREYVDVVRQVLRRQAPVELDGRFHSHPYRGPDATGIGKALKPITHPLRPDLPVLLGAEGPKNVAQTVRIADGWLPLYWSPSRPDVYGEAVRDLPQSFLVAPMTRVQVCADVSEGLLPVKAMLGFYIGGMGHAARNFHADLMARMGYEEEARRIQRLFLDGRREEAVLAVPDAFADEISLVGPRERIAERLELWRKGPVTDLLALAPDPHTLRVLAELNS; encoded by the coding sequence ATGCGGCTCGGGCTCGCACTCGGCTACTGGGGTCGCGGCCCCTCCGCGGACCATGTACCGCTGGCCCAGGAGGCCGAGCGGCTCGGCTACGACTCGGTGTGGACCGCCGAGTCCTGGGGGTCCGACGCCTTCACCCCGCTCACCTGGATCGCCGCGCAGACCTCAAGGATCAAGCTCGGTACGGCGGTTGCCCAGATGGCCGCCCGCTCCCCCACCACCACCGCCATGCACGCCCTCACCCTTGACCACCTCTCCGGCGGGCGCATGATGCTCGGGCTCGGGTTGTCGGGGCCGCAGGTGGTGGAGGGGTGGTACGGGCGGCCGTTCCCCGCCTCGCCGCTGACCGCCACGCGCGAGTACGTCGATGTCGTACGGCAAGTACTGCGCCGCCAAGCCCCCGTAGAACTCGACGGACGCTTCCACTCCCACCCGTACCGCGGCCCGGACGCCACCGGCATCGGCAAGGCCCTGAAGCCGATCACCCACCCCCTCCGCCCCGACCTGCCCGTCCTCCTCGGCGCCGAGGGTCCGAAGAACGTCGCGCAGACCGTCCGGATCGCCGACGGCTGGCTGCCGTTGTACTGGTCGCCGAGCAGGCCCGACGTGTACGGGGAGGCGGTGCGCGACCTCCCGCAGAGCTTCCTCGTCGCCCCTATGACCCGCGTCCAAGTCTGCGCCGACGTCTCCGAAGGCCTCCTCCCCGTCAAGGCCATGCTCGGCTTCTACATCGGCGGCATGGGCCACGCGGCCCGCAACTTCCATGCCGATCTCATGGCGCGGATGGGGTACGAGGAGGAAGCCCGCCGGATTCAGCGGCTGTTCCTGGACGGCCGCCGCGAGGAGGCCGTACTCGCCGTCCCGGACGCCTTCGCCGACGAGATCTCGCTCGTCGGGCCTCGTGAACGCATCGCCGAGCGGTTGGAGTTGTGGCGGAAGGGGCCGGTGACCGATCTGCTCGCCCTCGCACCCGACCCGCACACCCTGCGTGTGCTCGCCGAGCTCAACTCATAG
- a CDS encoding prenyltransferase: protein MTTPRTEHLVLPGVLTAEQAAATVAGILAVQREDGAIPWFRGHHLDPWDHVEAAMALDTAGEHAAAERAYTWLATHQNEDGSWYAAYADGAFDDVTDTGRETNFVAYIAVGVWHHYLSTGDDTFLDRMWPSVYAAIECVLQLQQPGGQIGWRRDEDGTATQDALLTGSSSIHHALRCALAIAEQREELQPDWELAAGALRHAIRRHPERFLDKDRYSMDWYYPVLGGALTGAEAKSRMEEGWERFVVPGLGVRCVVPNPWVTGGESAELALALWAMGESDRALEILQSIQHLRDPESGLYWTGYVFDDDAIWPRELTTWTAGSLLLAVAALGGHEATCAVFGGDRLPTGLDPDCCS, encoded by the coding sequence GTGACCACTCCCCGGACAGAACACCTCGTCCTGCCCGGGGTCCTCACCGCCGAGCAGGCCGCCGCGACCGTCGCAGGGATCCTCGCCGTACAGCGTGAGGATGGGGCGATCCCCTGGTTCCGCGGGCATCACCTCGACCCGTGGGACCACGTCGAGGCGGCGATGGCGCTGGACACGGCCGGTGAGCACGCGGCCGCCGAGCGGGCGTACACCTGGCTGGCGACCCACCAGAACGAGGACGGCTCCTGGTACGCCGCCTACGCGGACGGCGCCTTCGACGACGTCACCGACACCGGCCGCGAGACCAACTTCGTCGCCTACATAGCCGTAGGCGTCTGGCACCACTACCTCTCCACCGGCGACGACACGTTCCTGGACCGCATGTGGCCGTCCGTCTACGCGGCCATCGAGTGCGTCCTCCAGCTCCAGCAGCCGGGCGGACAGATCGGCTGGCGGCGCGACGAGGACGGCACCGCGACGCAGGACGCCCTGCTGACCGGCTCCTCCTCGATCCACCACGCACTGCGGTGCGCGCTGGCCATCGCCGAGCAGCGGGAAGAGCTGCAGCCGGACTGGGAGTTGGCTGCGGGGGCGTTGCGGCACGCGATCCGTCGTCACCCGGAGCGGTTCCTGGACAAGGACCGCTACTCGATGGACTGGTACTACCCGGTGCTGGGCGGCGCGTTGACGGGCGCCGAGGCCAAGTCCCGGATGGAGGAGGGCTGGGAGCGCTTCGTCGTCCCCGGCCTCGGGGTGCGGTGCGTCGTGCCCAACCCGTGGGTGACGGGCGGCGAGTCGGCCGAACTCGCCCTGGCCCTGTGGGCGATGGGCGAGTCGGACCGGGCGCTGGAGATCCTCCAGTCGATCCAGCACCTGCGCGACCCGGAGAGCGGGTTGTACTGGACGGGGTACGTCTTCGACGACGACGCCATCTGGCCGCGCGAGCTGACGACTTGGACGGCCGGTTCGCTGTTGCTGGCCGTCGCGGCGCTGGGCGGGCATGAGGCGACGTGTGCGGTGTTCGGCGGGGATCGCCTGCCGACGGGGCTGGACCCGGACTGCTGCAGCTGA
- a CDS encoding class I SAM-dependent methyltransferase, producing the protein MLTVDFSRFPLAPGDRVLDLGCGAGRHAFECYRRGAQVVALDQNGEEIREVAKWFAAMKEAGEAPEGATATAMEGNALALPFPDESFDVVIISEVMEHIPDDKGVLAEMVRVLKPGGRIAITVPRYGPEKVCWALSDAYHEVEGGHIRIYKADELLAKIREAGLKPYGTHHAHALHSPYWWLKCAFGVDNDKALPVRAYHKLLVWDIMKKPLATRVAEQALNPLIGKSFVAYATKPHLPQVATS; encoded by the coding sequence GTGCTGACCGTCGACTTCTCCCGGTTCCCGCTCGCCCCGGGCGACCGCGTCCTGGACCTCGGCTGCGGTGCCGGCCGGCACGCGTTCGAGTGTTACCGGCGCGGTGCCCAGGTCGTGGCGCTGGACCAGAACGGGGAGGAGATCCGCGAGGTCGCCAAGTGGTTCGCGGCGATGAAGGAGGCCGGGGAGGCACCCGAGGGCGCGACCGCGACGGCGATGGAGGGCAACGCGCTCGCCCTCCCCTTCCCCGACGAGTCCTTCGACGTCGTGATCATCTCCGAGGTCATGGAGCACATCCCGGACGACAAGGGCGTACTCGCCGAGATGGTCCGGGTGCTCAAGCCCGGCGGCCGTATCGCCATCACCGTCCCCCGCTACGGCCCCGAGAAGGTCTGCTGGGCGCTGTCCGACGCCTACCACGAGGTCGAGGGCGGCCACATCCGCATCTACAAGGCGGACGAACTGCTCGCGAAGATCCGCGAGGCCGGCCTGAAGCCGTACGGCACCCACCACGCCCACGCCCTGCACTCCCCGTACTGGTGGCTGAAGTGCGCGTTCGGTGTCGACAACGACAAGGCGCTGCCGGTGCGGGCGTACCACAAGCTCCTGGTCTGGGACATCATGAAGAAACCGCTGGCCACCCGGGTCGCCGAACAGGCGCTGAACCCGCTGATCGGCAAGAGCTTCGTGGCGTACGCGACCAAGCCCCACCTGCCTCAGGTGGCCACCTCGTGA
- a CDS encoding glycosyltransferase family 4 protein → MTAEAREAGSPQDPAADGERPLDIALLTYKGNPFCGGQGVYVRHLSRELARLGHRVEVIGSQPYPVLDEGADYAGRLTLTELPSLDLYRQPDPFRTPGRDEYRDWIDALEVATMWTGGFPEPLTFSLRARRHLRARRGEFDVVHDNQTLGYGLLGEVGAPLVTTIHHPITVDRQLELDAAEGWQRRMSVRRWYAFTRMQKRVARRLPSVLTVSGTSRAEIVDHLGVRQDRIHVVHIGADTDLFSPDASVRQIPGRIVTTSSADVPLKGLVFLVEALAKVRTEHPDAHLVVVGKRSEEGPVAQAIERYGLEGAVEFVKGISDAELVDLVRSAQVACVPSLYEGFSLPAAEAMATGTPLVATTGGAIPEVAGRDGETCLAVPPGDPGALAAALSRLLGDAELRDRLGAAGRDRVLRNFTWAKAAEGTVTRYREAIAHSTGGDPRLGSAGGDVRPGSTGGAPRRSAASTARSAAPTPGRSAATPAHAAPARVANAPRGPEAARDGEDARVTGTAGGGEDARVTGTAGGGEDARVTEAARDGEAVRVTEAAS, encoded by the coding sequence GTGACCGCTGAGGCCAGGGAGGCCGGGTCTCCACAGGACCCTGCCGCCGACGGCGAGCGACCGCTCGACATCGCGCTTCTCACCTATAAAGGGAACCCGTTCTGCGGCGGCCAGGGCGTCTACGTACGGCACCTCTCCCGCGAGCTGGCCCGCCTCGGCCACCGCGTCGAGGTCATCGGCTCCCAGCCCTACCCCGTCCTCGACGAGGGCGCGGACTACGCGGGCCGGCTGACCCTCACCGAGCTCCCCAGCCTCGACCTCTACCGCCAGCCCGACCCCTTCCGCACGCCGGGGCGCGACGAGTACCGCGACTGGATCGACGCGCTGGAAGTGGCCACCATGTGGACCGGCGGCTTCCCCGAGCCCCTGACCTTCTCGCTGCGCGCCCGCCGCCATCTGCGCGCCCGGCGCGGCGAGTTCGACGTCGTGCACGACAACCAGACGCTGGGGTACGGATTGCTGGGCGAGGTCGGCGCCCCGCTCGTCACCACCATCCACCACCCCATCACCGTCGACCGCCAGTTGGAGCTGGACGCGGCTGAGGGCTGGCAGCGGCGGATGTCGGTGCGCCGGTGGTACGCCTTCACGCGCATGCAGAAGCGGGTCGCGCGCCGCCTTCCGTCGGTACTGACCGTGTCGGGTACGTCCCGCGCGGAGATCGTCGACCACCTCGGTGTACGCCAGGACCGTATCCACGTCGTCCACATCGGCGCGGACACCGACCTGTTCTCGCCGGATGCGTCGGTACGGCAGATCCCCGGCCGGATCGTCACGACCTCCAGCGCCGATGTCCCGCTGAAGGGCCTGGTCTTCCTCGTCGAGGCGCTCGCCAAGGTCCGCACCGAGCACCCCGACGCCCACCTCGTCGTCGTCGGCAAGCGGTCCGAGGAGGGGCCGGTCGCGCAGGCGATCGAGCGGTACGGCCTCGAAGGCGCCGTCGAGTTCGTCAAGGGCATCTCCGACGCGGAGCTCGTCGACCTGGTCCGATCGGCGCAGGTGGCATGTGTGCCGTCGCTGTACGAGGGCTTCTCCCTGCCGGCCGCCGAGGCCATGGCCACGGGGACGCCGCTGGTCGCCACGACCGGCGGGGCGATCCCGGAGGTCGCCGGGCGCGACGGGGAGACGTGTCTGGCGGTGCCGCCGGGGGACCCCGGGGCGCTGGCGGCCGCTCTGAGCCGACTGCTGGGCGATGCGGAGCTCCGCGACCGCCTGGGAGCGGCCGGGCGTGACCGCGTCCTGCGGAACTTCACCTGGGCGAAGGCCGCCGAGGGGACGGTGACCCGCTACCGCGAGGCCATAGCCCACTCCACGGGCGGTGACCCACGCCTCGGCTCCGCGGGCGGTGACGTACGCCCTGGCTCCACGGGCGGTGCCCCACGCCGCTCCGCGGCAAGCACTGCCCGCTCCGCGGCCCCGACTCCCGGCCGCTCCGCGGCGACTCCCGCACACGCCGCACCGGCAAGGGTGGCCAATGCCCCGCGAGGGCCCGAGGCCGCGAGGGACGGCGAGGACGCCCGCGTGACTGGGACCGCGGGGGGCGGCGAGGACGCCCGCGTGACTGGGACCGCGGGGGGCGGCGAGGACGCCCGCGTGACCGAGGCCGCGAGGGACGGCGAGGCCGTCCGCGTGACCGAGGCCGCCTCATGA
- a CDS encoding TetR family transcriptional regulator has translation MPAEASSASPASPPLTERQEARRRRILHASAQLASRGGFDAVQMREVAESSQVALGTLYRYFPSKVHLLVATMQDQLEHMHGTLRKKPPQGETAAERVAETLMRAFRALQREPHLADAMVRALTFADRSVSPEVDQVSRQTTVIILDAMGLANPTPEQLSAVRVIEHTWHSALITWLSGRASIAQVKIDIETVCRLIDLTAPEPEARA, from the coding sequence ATGCCTGCGGAAGCCAGTAGCGCAAGCCCTGCCTCACCGCCCCTCACCGAGCGGCAGGAGGCCCGGCGTCGGCGCATCCTGCACGCCAGCGCGCAGCTCGCCAGCCGGGGTGGTTTCGACGCCGTACAGATGCGGGAGGTCGCGGAGTCCTCGCAGGTGGCGCTCGGCACGCTGTACCGCTACTTCCCGTCCAAGGTGCATCTGCTGGTCGCCACGATGCAGGACCAGCTGGAGCACATGCACGGCACGCTGCGGAAGAAGCCGCCGCAGGGGGAGACGGCGGCGGAGCGGGTGGCGGAGACGCTGATGCGGGCCTTTCGCGCGCTGCAGCGCGAGCCGCACCTGGCCGACGCCATGGTCCGGGCCCTGACCTTCGCCGACCGGAGTGTCTCGCCCGAGGTCGACCAGGTCTCCCGCCAGACCACGGTGATCATCCTGGACGCCATGGGCCTGGCGAACCCGACACCCGAGCAGCTCTCCGCCGTCCGCGTCATCGAGCACACCTGGCACTCGGCCCTGATCACCTGGCTCTCGGGCCGCGCCTCGATCGCCCAGGTGAAGATCGACATCGAGACGGTGTGCCGGTTGATCGACCTGACGGCGCCGGAGCCGGAGGCCCGGGCCTAG
- a CDS encoding ferredoxin yields MGDRWHVEVDRSVCIGSAQCVHHAPDGFHLDTGRQSHPADPETDANEKILAAAESCPVEAIVITLLGSGEPVFPPEE; encoded by the coding sequence ATGGGTGACCGCTGGCACGTCGAGGTCGACCGGTCGGTGTGCATCGGCTCGGCCCAGTGCGTCCACCACGCCCCCGACGGCTTCCACCTCGACACCGGCCGGCAGTCCCATCCGGCCGACCCCGAGACCGACGCGAACGAGAAGATCCTTGCCGCGGCGGAGAGCTGCCCGGTGGAGGCCATCGTGATCACGCTGCTGGGGAGCGGGGAGCCGGTGTTCCCGCCCGAGGAGTAG
- a CDS encoding aldehyde dehydrogenase, producing MTELVEHGQLFIGGELTDPLGKDVIEVISPHTEEVIGRVPHASPADVDRAVAVARKAFDEGPWPRMSLDERIEVVTRIKDGIALRHEEIARVISCENGSPYSWSVLAQALGAMMVWDAAITVARNFTYEETRDGVLGKILVRREPVGVVAAVVPWNVPQFVAAAKLAPALLTGCTVVLKPSPESPLDAYLLAEIAKDAGLPEGVLSILPADREVSEYLVGHPRIDKVSFTGSVAAGKRVMEVAARNLTRVTLELGGKSAAVVLPDADVEATVAGVVPAAWMNNGQACVAQTRILLPRSRYDEFAEAFAAAAGALVVGDPLDAATQVGPLVAQRQQRRNLDYIRIGQEEGAKILTGGGRPPGLERGWYVEPTLFGDVDNSMRIAREEIFGPVICLLPYGDESEAVKIANDSDYGLSGSVWTADTGHGIEVARQVRTGTYSVNTFSLDMLGPFGGYKNSGLGREFGPEGYGEYLEHKMIHLPAGWEA from the coding sequence ATGACCGAGCTCGTGGAACACGGACAGCTGTTCATCGGCGGGGAGTTGACCGACCCCCTGGGCAAGGACGTCATCGAGGTGATCTCGCCGCACACGGAGGAGGTCATCGGACGCGTGCCACACGCCTCGCCGGCCGACGTCGACCGGGCGGTCGCGGTCGCGCGCAAGGCGTTCGACGAGGGGCCCTGGCCGCGGATGTCGCTCGACGAGCGGATCGAGGTCGTCACCCGCATCAAGGACGGGATCGCCCTGCGGCACGAGGAGATCGCCCGCGTGATCTCCTGCGAGAACGGCTCCCCGTACTCCTGGAGCGTCCTCGCGCAGGCGCTCGGCGCGATGATGGTGTGGGACGCGGCGATCACGGTCGCACGGAACTTCACGTACGAGGAGACGCGCGACGGAGTCCTCGGCAAGATCCTGGTGCGGCGCGAGCCGGTCGGGGTCGTGGCGGCCGTCGTCCCCTGGAACGTCCCGCAGTTCGTCGCCGCCGCCAAGCTCGCGCCCGCGCTGCTCACCGGCTGCACGGTGGTGCTCAAGCCGTCGCCGGAGTCGCCGCTCGACGCTTACCTCCTCGCGGAGATCGCGAAGGACGCCGGGCTGCCGGAGGGCGTGCTGTCGATCCTCCCGGCGGACCGTGAGGTGAGCGAGTACCTGGTCGGGCACCCGCGGATCGACAAGGTCTCCTTCACCGGCTCGGTGGCGGCCGGCAAGCGCGTGATGGAGGTCGCGGCCCGCAACCTCACCCGCGTGACGCTGGAGCTGGGCGGCAAGTCGGCGGCCGTGGTCCTCCCGGACGCGGACGTCGAGGCGACGGTCGCCGGTGTCGTCCCGGCAGCCTGGATGAACAACGGCCAGGCGTGCGTGGCCCAGACGCGCATCCTGCTGCCCCGCTCCCGCTACGACGAGTTCGCCGAGGCCTTCGCCGCGGCGGCCGGCGCGCTGGTGGTCGGCGATCCGCTGGACGCGGCGACCCAGGTGGGCCCGCTGGTGGCGCAGCGGCAGCAGCGCAGGAACCTCGACTACATCCGGATCGGGCAGGAGGAGGGCGCGAAGATCCTGACGGGCGGCGGGCGTCCGCCGGGCCTGGAGCGGGGCTGGTACGTCGAGCCGACCCTCTTCGGAGACGTCGACAACTCGATGCGGATCGCACGCGAGGAGATCTTCGGCCCCGTGATCTGTCTCCTCCCCTACGGCGACGAGTCCGAGGCCGTGAAGATCGCGAACGACTCCGACTACGGCCTGAGCGGCAGCGTCTGGACGGCCGACACCGGGCACGGCATCGAGGTCGCCCGCCAGGTCCGTACCGGCACGTACTCGGTGAACACCTTCAGCCTGGACATGCTGGGCCCGTTCGGCGGCTACAAGAACTCCGGGCTGGGCCGCGAATTCGGCCCCGAGGGCTACGGCGAATACCTGGAGCACAAGATGATCCACCTCCCGGCGGGCTGGGAGGCGTAG